A genomic stretch from Deinococcus sp. YIM 134068 includes:
- a CDS encoding phospholipase D-like domain-containing protein, with protein MRSAVPMRPLLRALALLTLLAGPGRNAEAAGRAVFPAGFEVVRGSLPRPDLAALDGLGLNTCPPPTAPLDRLLYERTLGQGAALSCGNRVEGLLHFPNADPAYSPQPHHTRGAFEEVEAEVRRTRRELLIANMLWDDGPNAPGAGLARAIADLRRDLATHPERYPDGVTVRVMLGNSIRLGDLLDPTANALHAARHLLEAGVPLAGDSLPGWRLELANYTHALPHSHVKLVVRDGEAVLAGGFNVSGHHLPVGAGGFGLADLGLWVRGPVARHAVATFRDAWALSRPLTCRSHPTPGTLRRDCTFTGRTAPWPLRWVSHAPTAGSARVYGLYRRNGYTDADDAVIALFGAARTRIDVIQSQVSGTLGCVGRLSDPGGCPPAFQLPVWRAAVRAIRERGVTLRLLLDYDPLLQAETLALLRGMEAELAPLGLADHIQACWYAPAGGLHTKAALIDGAMLTVGSQNLHHSAFGWLGLGEYTLATSDAGAVAEYERLFAFEWSRSRPVRAPWWLPADTTPLPPPPRVEPGDRQE; from the coding sequence GTGCGTTCCGCCGTCCCCATGCGCCCCCTCCTCCGGGCGCTCGCCCTCCTGACCCTGCTGGCGGGACCGGGACGGAACGCGGAGGCGGCGGGGCGGGCCGTCTTCCCGGCGGGCTTCGAGGTCGTGCGCGGCTCGCTGCCCCGGCCCGACCTCGCCGCGCTGGACGGCCTCGGCCTGAACACCTGCCCGCCGCCGACCGCCCCCCTCGACCGCCTGCTGTACGAGCGCACGCTCGGGCAGGGCGCGGCCCTGAGCTGTGGCAACCGGGTGGAGGGCCTGCTGCACTTTCCGAACGCCGACCCCGCGTACAGTCCGCAGCCGCACCACACGAGGGGCGCTTTCGAGGAGGTGGAGGCCGAGGTGCGGCGCACGCGGCGCGAACTCCTGATCGCCAACATGCTGTGGGACGACGGGCCGAACGCGCCCGGCGCGGGGCTGGCGCGGGCCATCGCCGACCTGCGCCGCGACCTCGCCACGCACCCGGAGCGGTATCCGGACGGCGTGACGGTGCGCGTCATGCTCGGGAACTCCATCCGCCTCGGCGACCTGCTCGACCCGACCGCGAACGCCCTCCACGCCGCGCGGCATCTGCTGGAGGCGGGCGTGCCGCTGGCGGGCGACTCCCTTCCCGGCTGGCGACTGGAACTCGCCAACTACACGCACGCGCTGCCCCACAGCCATGTCAAGCTCGTCGTGCGCGACGGCGAGGCGGTGCTGGCGGGCGGGTTCAACGTGAGCGGGCACCATCTCCCGGTGGGGGCGGGCGGCTTCGGCCTCGCCGACCTCGGCCTGTGGGTGCGCGGCCCCGTCGCCCGGCACGCGGTCGCCACCTTCCGCGACGCGTGGGCGCTGAGCCGCCCGCTGACGTGCCGTTCCCACCCCACGCCGGGCACGCTGCGGCGCGACTGCACCTTCACTGGGCGAACCGCGCCGTGGCCCCTGCGCTGGGTTTCCCACGCCCCCACCGCCGGGAGTGCCCGCGTGTACGGCCTCTACCGCCGCAACGGGTACACCGACGCCGACGACGCTGTGATCGCCCTCTTCGGCGCGGCACGGACCCGAATAGACGTGATCCAGTCGCAGGTGAGCGGGACGCTGGGCTGTGTGGGCCGCCTCTCCGACCCCGGCGGCTGCCCGCCCGCGTTCCAACTCCCCGTGTGGCGGGCCGCCGTCCGCGCCATCCGGGAACGCGGCGTCACCCTGCGGCTGCTGCTGGACTACGACCCGCTCCTTCAGGCCGAGACCCTCGCCCTGTTGCGCGGGATGGAGGCCGAACTCGCGCCGCTGGGATTGGCCGACCACATTCAGGCCTGCTGGTACGCCCCGGCGGGGGGTCTGCATACCAAAGCCGCCCTCATCGACGGCGCGATGCTCACGGTGGGCAGCCAGAATCTCCACCACTCCGCCTTCGGGTGGCTGGGCCTCGGTGAGTACACCCTCGCCACGAGCGACGCCGGGGCAGTGGCGGAGTACGAGCGCCTGTTCGCCTTCGAGTGGTCGCGGTCACGGCCCGTCCGCGCCCCGTGGTGGCTGCCGGCGGACACGACTCCGCTGCCGCCGCCCCCACGGGTGGAGCCGGGCGACCGGCAGGAGTGA
- a CDS encoding MOSC domain-containing protein: MRVLSVHVGQPTAAQVGPKSIVTGICKRPVPGRVRVTVEGLDGDHVMNRKYHGGPDQAVYVYTREDYGFWNSTLGVTLDPGIFGENLLVGGLESAGVRIGERFRVGPVLLEVTAPRIPCATLGARMEDPGFVKRFREARRPGFYTRVLEGGDVGEGDGVTREPGSEGGPTVAEVFDAWSAKTLPRAELERLLAAPLAIRFRQGLEKLLATA, from the coding sequence GTGAGGGTCCTGAGCGTCCACGTCGGCCAGCCCACCGCCGCGCAGGTCGGGCCGAAGAGCATCGTGACGGGCATCTGCAAGCGTCCCGTCCCCGGTCGCGTCCGCGTAACGGTGGAGGGACTGGACGGTGATCACGTGATGAACCGCAAGTACCACGGTGGCCCCGATCAGGCCGTCTACGTCTACACCCGCGAGGATTACGGGTTCTGGAACAGCACGCTCGGCGTCACTCTGGACCCCGGCATCTTCGGCGAGAACCTGCTCGTCGGGGGGCTGGAGTCGGCGGGCGTCCGCATCGGCGAGCGGTTCCGGGTCGGCCCGGTGCTGCTGGAGGTCACGGCACCGCGTATTCCCTGCGCCACCCTGGGTGCCCGGATGGAGGACCCCGGCTTCGTAAAACGCTTCCGGGAGGCCCGGCGGCCCGGCTTCTACACCCGCGTGCTGGAGGGAGGAGATGTGGGGGAGGGCGACGGGGTGACGCGCGAACCCGGCTCAGAGGGAGGACCTACCGTCGCCGAGGTGTTTGACGCCTGGTCCGCGAAGACGCTCCCGCGCGCCGAGTTGGAGCGCCTGCTCGCCGCGCCACTCGCCATCCGCTTCCGGCAGGGATTGGAGAAGCTGCTGGCGACGGCCTGA
- the msrA gene encoding peptide-methionine (S)-S-oxide reductase MsrA, giving the protein MTSSQTGQQQAILAGGCFWCTEAVFKDIRGVSKVESGYIGGHMPNPDYRSVCSGTTGHAEAVRLTFDPAQVSFGGLLGLFFATHDPTTLNRQGADAGTQYRSAVFPLNDEQERETREVIADLTAQNVFDRPIVTTIEPASEFHVAEDYHQDYYARNPRQGYCMAVIAPKVAKLRKYYGELLRA; this is encoded by the coding sequence ATGACTTCTTCTCAGACCGGGCAGCAACAGGCCATCCTTGCGGGCGGGTGCTTCTGGTGTACCGAGGCCGTGTTCAAGGACATCCGGGGCGTCAGCAAGGTCGAGAGCGGGTACATCGGCGGCCACATGCCCAACCCCGACTACCGCAGCGTGTGTTCGGGCACGACCGGGCACGCCGAGGCGGTGCGCCTGACCTTCGACCCCGCGCAGGTGAGCTTTGGGGGCCTGCTGGGCCTCTTTTTCGCCACGCACGACCCGACCACCCTCAACCGGCAGGGCGCGGACGCGGGCACCCAGTACCGTAGCGCCGTCTTCCCGCTGAATGACGAGCAGGAGCGCGAGACGCGCGAGGTGATCGCCGACCTCACCGCGCAGAACGTCTTCGACCGGCCCATCGTGACGACCATCGAACCCGCCAGCGAGTTCCACGTGGCCGAGGACTACCACCAGGACTACTATGCGCGCAACCCGCGCCAGGGCTACTGCATGGCGGTGATCGCCCCGAAGGTCGCCAAGCTGCGGAAGTATTACGGGGAGCTGCTGCGGGCGTAG
- a CDS encoding TSUP family transporter — protein sequence MPGPEVLLYGLPLAFLAGFIDAIAGGGGTITLPTLLFMGLTPAQAVATNKLLAIFGSGSATVQYWRKGHVERALVGRLIPLALVGSALGAFLVRFVDPAAFRTLVAVVILGVGALVLANKRFGLEDRYPGLTARTLALTLPGAFVVGVYDGFLGPGTGTFLMLLFALAGFNLVRASGNARTINFATNMGAFLFFLLGGQMVWWIGLPLGVANAAGAFVGARMAMLRGSGFVKVIYAVIVVVVAGRLLLG from the coding sequence GTGCCTGGTCCCGAAGTCCTCCTCTACGGCCTCCCCCTCGCCTTTCTCGCCGGGTTCATCGACGCCATCGCGGGCGGCGGCGGCACGATCACGCTGCCCACCCTGCTCTTTATGGGGCTGACCCCCGCGCAGGCCGTGGCGACGAACAAGCTGCTCGCCATCTTCGGCTCGGGCAGCGCGACCGTGCAGTACTGGCGCAAGGGGCACGTGGAGCGGGCGCTCGTGGGGCGGCTCATCCCGCTCGCCCTCGTGGGAAGTGCGCTGGGGGCCTTTCTGGTGCGCTTCGTGGACCCCGCCGCCTTCCGCACGCTCGTGGCGGTGGTCATCCTCGGTGTGGGGGCGCTCGTGCTGGCGAACAAACGCTTCGGGCTGGAGGACCGCTATCCCGGCCTGACCGCCCGGACGCTGGCGCTGACGCTGCCGGGCGCGTTCGTGGTCGGCGTGTACGACGGCTTCCTCGGGCCGGGCACGGGCACCTTCCTGATGCTGCTCTTCGCGCTGGCGGGCTTCAACCTCGTGCGGGCGAGCGGCAACGCGCGGACGATCAACTTCGCCACGAACATGGGGGCCTTCCTCTTCTTCCTGCTCGGCGGCCAGATGGTGTGGTGGATCGGCCTGCCGCTCGGCGTGGCGAACGCCGCCGGGGCCTTCGTGGGCGCGCGGATGGCGATGCTGCGCGGCAGCGGCTTCGTGAAGGTGATCTACGCGGTGATCGTGGTGGTGGTGGCGGGGCGGTTGCTGCTGGGGTGA
- a CDS encoding MFS transporter — MRDTALPALFQNRPFAVLWGAQTFSGLGDGIFRVAQVALLLELTGSAAALSGLLLVAVVPGIGLALLGGALADRTDRRRLLVAANTVRGLLMAAFAGLALADAVTLWHLYLLAFAYGGVSALSNPAFDALLPALVPRESLQRAQALFLLGDNVAAILGPALGGVLLVAVGAGGAVAVNALSFGVLVAGLLSLRAGAGVVGETSPASIWQDIGSGLRYARGHPALLSLLGLFAVINLSGATLAVALPLLVTGTLRQPAAAYGLYLTAMNVGILGGAALMGRVRVRRRGLAILGSLLTAGLLGYLPLALAREVGVGLFAVLLIDGLAMVSNVLYPAWVGTRIPDAYRGRVFGLTSLVSSSLVPVGFVVAGVAANALGPPGALLGAGGLLVGAALLGSLVPALRRME; from the coding sequence TTGAGGGACACGGCGCTCCCGGCGCTCTTCCAGAATCGCCCCTTCGCCGTTCTCTGGGGAGCACAGACCTTCTCGGGGCTGGGGGACGGCATCTTCCGGGTGGCGCAGGTCGCGCTGCTGCTGGAGTTGACGGGATCGGCGGCGGCGCTCAGCGGCCTGCTGCTCGTGGCCGTGGTGCCTGGGATCGGGCTGGCGCTGCTGGGTGGGGCGCTGGCCGACCGCACCGACCGCCGCCGTCTGCTCGTGGCGGCAAACACCGTGCGCGGGCTGCTGATGGCCGCCTTCGCGGGGCTGGCGCTGGCGGACGCGGTGACGCTGTGGCACCTCTACCTGCTGGCCTTCGCGTACGGGGGCGTCAGCGCCCTCTCCAACCCCGCCTTCGACGCGCTGCTGCCCGCCCTCGTGCCCCGCGAGAGTCTGCAACGCGCTCAGGCACTTTTCCTGCTGGGGGATAACGTCGCGGCCATCCTGGGTCCGGCGCTGGGCGGGGTGCTGCTGGTGGCGGTGGGAGCGGGCGGCGCGGTGGCGGTCAACGCGTTGTCCTTCGGCGTCCTTGTCGCGGGATTGCTGAGCCTGCGGGCGGGGGCGGGGGTAGTCGGGGAAACGTCGCCCGCGTCTATCTGGCAGGACATCGGCTCGGGCTTACGCTACGCGCGGGGCCACCCGGCGCTCCTCTCGCTGCTGGGGCTGTTCGCCGTCATCAACTTGAGCGGGGCGACCCTGGCCGTGGCGCTCCCGCTCCTCGTCACGGGGACGCTGAGGCAGCCTGCCGCCGCCTACGGCCTCTACCTCACGGCGATGAACGTGGGCATCCTGGGCGGGGCCGCCCTGATGGGCCGCGTGCGGGTGCGGCGGCGCGGACTGGCGATTCTGGGAAGTCTCCTCACGGCGGGCCTGCTGGGCTACCTGCCGCTGGCGTTGGCCCGTGAGGTCGGGGTGGGCCTCTTCGCCGTCCTCCTCATCGACGGGCTGGCGATGGTCTCCAACGTTCTGTATCCCGCCTGGGTCGGAACCCGAATCCCCGACGCCTACCGTGGCCGCGTGTTCGGCCTGACGAGTCTGGTGTCCTCCAGCCTCGTGCCTGTGGGTTTCGTAGTGGCGGGTGTGGCGGCAAATGCACTGGGGCCGCCGGGGGCGCTGCTCGGGGCCGGGGGGCTACTTGTGGGGGCGGCGCTCCTCGGCTCGCTCGTTCCAGCCCTGCGGCGGATGGAGTAG
- the proC gene encoding pyrroline-5-carboxylate reductase, which translates to MRLAIVGVGKLGLALLEGVTSRRVLPAGEIGLLDANTTRAADLATRTGARRITAADLSGAERILVSVQPRVFPEISDWLAQENTGYISTMAGVSTSTLVRGLGTRRVVRVMPNLAATIGRSQTAITAPREAQDAGDLDFARQLFGAVGDAYDLPEHLFNAFTGMSASGPAYAAVVAEALADGGVRMGLPRPLANELAAKLLVASGELLQQRAHPGQLKDEVASPGGTTIAGLEALEVAGVRGAFMRAVVAATRRGSELGKDQE; encoded by the coding sequence ATGAGACTCGCCATCGTCGGCGTCGGCAAACTCGGCCTCGCCCTCCTCGAAGGGGTCACGTCACGCCGGGTCCTGCCCGCCGGGGAGATCGGCCTGCTCGACGCCAACACCACCCGCGCCGCCGACCTCGCCACCCGCACCGGGGCACGCCGCATCACCGCCGCCGACCTCTCCGGGGCCGAACGCATCCTCGTGAGCGTGCAGCCGCGCGTCTTCCCCGAGATCAGCGACTGGCTCGCGCAGGAGAACACCGGGTACATCAGCACGATGGCGGGCGTCAGCACCTCCACCCTCGTGCGGGGGCTGGGCACGCGGCGCGTCGTCCGGGTAATGCCCAACCTCGCCGCCACGATTGGCCGCAGCCAGACGGCGATCACTGCCCCCCGCGAGGCGCAGGACGCCGGGGACCTCGACTTCGCCCGCCAGCTCTTCGGCGCGGTGGGCGACGCCTACGACCTGCCCGAACACCTCTTCAACGCCTTTACGGGGATGAGCGCGTCGGGTCCCGCCTACGCCGCCGTCGTCGCCGAGGCGCTCGCGGACGGCGGCGTGAGGATGGGCCTGCCCCGCCCCCTTGCCAACGAACTCGCCGCCAAGCTGCTCGTCGCCAGCGGTGAACTCCTCCAGCAGCGTGCCCATCCCGGCCAGCTCAAGGATGAGGTTGCCAGCCCCGGCGGGACCACGATTGCGGGGCTGGAGGCGCTGGAGGTGGCGGGCGTGCGCGGGGCGTTCATGCGGGCGGTGGTGGCGGCGACGCGGCGGGGGAGTGAGCTGGGGAAGGATCAGGAGTAG
- a CDS encoding HD-GYP domain-containing protein, with the protein MRWLSDGTLTLHADSPAEARAALAWLPDLTEPHLTRARLTGHARLPGSGVAGLRLPGLGRRAPSAALLADPDRPDELRLCWPAPAAPPVPVPATAPPVPAAIPPALLGWLGLPFAEALHAAAAWLARDGARVRVRLSDGVRLHTAHLAWRGEAGPGEQVSSSASVLRVPVLDGETLCGDVEWAAPGPQEDAGAAAQVLAHVARQARERHEAGHRVRAGRLAAELHRRLLALTTHEATPDAPLHAAMRLLGATGAALVTRGTGGAGSGEGGAGELNGPLTLGSLSGPGVGALLRASLLRRLPHSRDLTPYLLPVPDLAERGYLLVVPLRAAGETCGAWVFACPYRPLSPVPEGWAALQGAARHPALLASLAGGGPEAEGGRTPTSLLRSLGETDFPSTLAERGLSHLVGASGAQAGAYLTLRGGSDSGFRVGEISAVLEVGGQEVGGAEQRPAARHLPPDMVRRVAGGGEPLALTAPHPLLPAPLTSALLTPVRNAGRTSGVLALLDTRAGAQPAPETPGLLALLAERVGQAAERQTALWTLARTREQAFNVLGKVLEYRSYETKGHTDRVTRLALRLGTHLDLEYDDLAHLRWGAYLHDLGKIAIPDAVLLKRGPLTATERELMRGHATIGEFILREQGFVPPEVLAVVRHHHERWDGRGYPDGLQGEDIPFLARLFTVVDVYDALTSERPYKPSWTHEDALAELGRMSGRHLDPALLEAFLSLPEGPGEGRDEG; encoded by the coding sequence GTGCGCTGGCTGTCTGACGGGACCCTGACGCTGCACGCTGACTCACCCGCCGAGGCCAGGGCGGCGCTCGCGTGGCTGCCCGACCTGACCGAGCCGCACCTGACCCGCGCCCGCCTGACCGGCCACGCGAGGCTGCCGGGGTCGGGGGTCGCCGGGCTGCGGCTGCCCGGCCTGGGCCGACGCGCGCCCTCCGCCGCCCTGCTGGCCGACCCGGACCGCCCGGACGAGCTGAGGCTATGCTGGCCCGCCCCCGCCGCGCCGCCCGTCCCCGTGCCCGCCACCGCGCCGCCCGTCCCCGCCGCCATCCCCCCAGCCCTGCTGGGCTGGCTGGGCCTTCCCTTCGCCGAGGCGCTGCATGCCGCCGCCGCGTGGCTCGCGCGGGACGGGGCCAGGGTGCGGGTGCGCCTGAGCGACGGGGTGCGGCTCCACACCGCCCACCTGGCCTGGCGGGGCGAGGCGGGGCCGGGGGAGCAGGTCTCGTCTTCCGCTTCCGTCCTCCGCGTGCCCGTCCTCGACGGGGAGACCCTGTGCGGGGACGTGGAGTGGGCGGCCCCCGGCCCGCAGGAGGATGCGGGGGCCGCCGCGCAGGTGCTCGCGCACGTCGCGCGGCAGGCCCGCGAGCGCCACGAGGCCGGGCACCGCGTTCGCGCCGGACGCCTCGCCGCCGAGTTGCACCGCCGCCTGCTCGCGCTCACCACCCACGAGGCGACCCCCGACGCGCCCCTGCACGCGGCCATGCGCCTGCTGGGGGCGACCGGCGCGGCGCTCGTCACGCGGGGGACCGGGGGGGCAGGCAGCGGGGAGGGAGGGGCCGGGGAGCTGAACGGTCCCCTCACCCTGGGCAGCCTGAGCGGGCCGGGCGTGGGTGCCCTGTTGCGCGCCTCCCTGCTGCGCCGCCTGCCCCACAGCCGCGACCTCACCCCCTACCTGCTGCCCGTGCCCGACCTCGCCGAGCGCGGGTACCTGCTCGTCGTGCCGCTGCGGGCCGCCGGGGAGACGTGTGGGGCCTGGGTCTTCGCGTGCCCCTATCGCCCCCTCTCCCCGGTGCCGGAGGGGTGGGCAGCGTTGCAAGGCGCGGCGCGGCATCCGGCCCTCCTCGCCAGCCTCGCGGGGGGCGGCCCGGAGGCGGAAGGCGGGCGCACCCCCACCAGCCTGCTGCGGAGCCTGGGGGAGACGGACTTCCCCTCCACCCTCGCCGAGCGCGGGCTGAGCCACCTCGTCGGGGCGAGCGGCGCGCAGGCGGGGGCCTACCTCACCCTGCGCGGTGGGTCCGACTCCGGCTTCCGTGTGGGCGAGATTTCCGCCGTGCTGGAGGTGGGTGGGCAGGAGGTGGGGGGAGCAGAGCAGCGCCCCGCCGCCCGCCACCTTCCGCCGGACATGGTGCGCCGCGTGGCCGGGGGAGGCGAACCCCTGGCGCTGACCGCGCCCCACCCGCTGCTGCCCGCGCCCCTGACGAGTGCGCTGCTGACCCCGGTGCGGAACGCCGGACGCACGAGCGGCGTCCTCGCCCTGCTCGACACCCGCGCGGGCGCGCAGCCCGCCCCGGAGACGCCCGGCCTGCTCGCCCTCCTCGCCGAGCGGGTGGGGCAGGCCGCCGAGCGGCAGACGGCGCTGTGGACGCTGGCGCGCACCCGCGAGCAGGCGTTCAACGTCCTGGGCAAAGTGCTCGAATACCGCTCCTACGAGACCAAGGGCCACACCGACCGCGTGACCCGGCTCGCCCTGCGACTGGGCACCCATCTCGACCTCGAATACGACGACCTCGCCCACCTGCGCTGGGGCGCGTACCTGCACGATCTCGGCAAGATCGCCATCCCCGACGCGGTGCTGCTCAAGCGCGGCCCCCTGACCGCCACCGAGCGCGAGCTGATGCGCGGCCACGCCACCATCGGCGAGTTCATCCTGCGCGAACAGGGCTTCGTGCCCCCCGAGGTCCTCGCCGTCGTGCGCCACCACCACGAACGCTGGGACGGGCGCGGCTACCCCGACGGCCTCCAGGGGGAGGACATCCCCTTTCTCGCCCGCCTCTTCACGGTCGTGGACGTGTACGACGCCCTCACCAGCGAGCGCCCCTACAAGCCCTCCTGGACCCACGAGGACGCCCTCGCCGAACTGGGCCGCATGTCGGGAAGACACCTGGACCCGGCGCTGCTGGAGGCGTTCCTCAGCCTGCCGGAGGGACCGGGTGAGGGAAGGGATGAGGGATGA
- a CDS encoding 50S ribosomal protein L11 methyltransferase, with protein sequence MLVYVLPGTLETRDPDLDLLWEAGATGLEERAGVVRAYFDDRIELPAPVSDGEWREEADQDWQAEFRRTLRPVRAGRVTMVPPWLRGEVEPGQLAVVIEPGMAFGTGHHETTRMAVEALSGLGLETLGPQGGGARVLDVGTGSGVLAIAAVLLGARVALGLDIDPITIPIAVENAEINGVRDRTVFVEGALGEADVHDGGLGLVGYDVLVANLYAELHDLLMGEYAGHLIGGKPVVLTGILTARLDLVRAALAREGFTDVRETFDGEWALVTARAPARP encoded by the coding sequence ATGCTCGTGTACGTGCTGCCCGGCACCCTGGAAACCCGCGACCCCGACCTCGACCTGCTGTGGGAGGCGGGTGCCACCGGACTGGAGGAGCGCGCGGGCGTGGTGCGGGCCTACTTCGATGACCGGATCGAGCTGCCCGCGCCCGTCTCGGACGGCGAGTGGCGCGAGGAGGCGGATCAGGACTGGCAGGCCGAGTTCAGGCGCACCCTGCGCCCGGTGCGGGCGGGCCGCGTGACGATGGTGCCGCCGTGGCTGCGGGGCGAGGTGGAGCCGGGGCAACTCGCGGTTGTCATCGAGCCGGGCATGGCCTTCGGGACCGGGCACCACGAGACGACGCGCATGGCGGTGGAGGCGCTGTCGGGGCTGGGACTGGAGACGCTCGGGCCGCAGGGCGGGGGCGCGCGGGTGCTCGACGTGGGCACCGGAAGCGGCGTCCTCGCCATCGCGGCGGTGCTGCTGGGCGCGCGCGTCGCGCTGGGGCTGGACATCGACCCCATCACCATTCCGATTGCTGTCGAGAACGCGGAGATCAACGGGGTGCGGGACCGGACGGTGTTCGTGGAGGGTGCCCTGGGTGAGGCGGACGTTCACGACGGTGGACTCGGCCTCGTCGGGTATGACGTGCTCGTCGCCAACCTCTACGCGGAGTTGCACGACCTGCTGATGGGGGAGTACGCCGGGCATCTGATCGGGGGAAAGCCGGTCGTCCTCACGGGCATCCTCACGGCCAGACTCGACCTCGTGCGCGCCGCGCTGGCCCGCGAGGGCTTCACCGACGTGCGGGAGACGTTCGATGGGGAGTGGGCGCTCGTCACGGCCCGCGCGCCCGCCCGGCCATGA
- a CDS encoding 16S rRNA (uracil(1498)-N(3))-methyltransferase translates to MTAHRVRVDALTPEMTLGPREARHLHVLRLRTGDAVRVFDGRGAEAEATVEVLDEGRAVLTLGPLLTGAAETPQPVTLAAPLLKGDKLTDVVRAATELGVSRVQLVVTRHADAREIGAQKLSRLRRIAEEASKQSRRAVTPEVLAPVPLAELTWDGALLVAHPGAVARLTDHLNWDAPVTLLTGPEGGLADAEVASLVSRGAVAVTLGPRVLRAETAPVALLGALVATGV, encoded by the coding sequence ATGACCGCCCACCGCGTCCGGGTGGACGCCCTGACTCCCGAGATGACGCTCGGCCCGCGTGAGGCGCGGCACCTCCACGTCCTGCGGCTGCGGACGGGCGACGCCGTGCGCGTGTTCGACGGACGCGGGGCGGAGGCGGAGGCGACCGTGGAGGTGCTGGACGAGGGGCGGGCGGTCCTCACGCTCGGGCCGCTCCTGACCGGGGCCGCCGAGACGCCGCAACCTGTCACGCTCGCCGCGCCGCTCCTCAAGGGCGACAAGCTCACGGATGTGGTGCGGGCCGCCACCGAACTCGGCGTCTCGCGCGTGCAGCTCGTGGTCACGCGCCACGCCGACGCCCGCGAGATCGGCGCGCAGAAGCTCTCGCGCCTTCGCCGCATCGCCGAGGAGGCGAGCAAGCAGTCGCGCCGCGCCGTCACGCCCGAGGTGCTGGCCCCGGTGCCCCTCGCGGAGTTGACGTGGGACGGTGCCCTCCTCGTCGCCCATCCCGGTGCCGTGGCCCGCCTCACCGATCACCTGAACTGGGACGCGCCCGTCACCCTCCTCACCGGCCCGGAGGGTGGCCTCGCCGACGCGGAAGTCGCCTCGCTCGTCTCGCGCGGCGCGGTCGCCGTCACCCTCGGCCCCCGCGTCCTGCGCGCGGAGACGGCCCCGGTGGCGCTGCTCGGGGCGCTGGTGGCGACGGGGGTGTGA
- a CDS encoding ABC transporter substrate-binding protein: MTHASTCLRLLTLTLTTFALALCAPHAGARPLSAIKESGVLRVATPGDIPPFTMGTSVQPSGFEIELIEQLAADLGVNVSYERVRLDGLTKALQENRADVALGALAHTSTRENRTDFTRPTVCAGVALVSLDPRLKEPKQLVGKTIGVSAGSVMQAYVQKFPFEKRVTVYSTNEELTMAVLTRNVDATFVYSAMQLALKRQFPKVPVNFGPELWSVPIGMMLGEDSDSTRLALNASLDRFAKTPPTPR; the protein is encoded by the coding sequence ATGACCCATGCCTCCACGTGCCTCCGCCTCCTGACCCTGACCCTGACCACGTTCGCCCTCGCCCTGTGTGCCCCCCACGCCGGGGCGCGGCCCCTCTCCGCGATCAAGGAGAGCGGCGTGCTGCGCGTGGCGACGCCGGGCGACATCCCGCCCTTCACGATGGGCACGAGCGTGCAGCCGAGCGGGTTCGAGATCGAGCTGATCGAGCAGCTTGCCGCCGACCTCGGCGTGAACGTGTCCTACGAGCGCGTGCGGCTCGACGGGCTGACGAAGGCCTTGCAGGAGAACCGGGCGGACGTGGCCCTTGGGGCGCTGGCGCACACGAGCACGCGCGAGAACCGGACCGACTTCACCCGCCCCACCGTCTGCGCGGGCGTGGCGCTGGTGTCGCTCGACCCCCGCCTCAAGGAACCGAAGCAGCTCGTGGGCAAGACCATCGGCGTGAGCGCGGGCAGCGTGATGCAGGCGTACGTCCAGAAGTTTCCCTTTGAGAAGCGCGTTACCGTCTACTCCACGAACGAGGAGTTGACGATGGCCGTGCTGACCCGCAACGTGGATGCCACCTTCGTCTACAGCGCGATGCAGCTCGCCCTCAAGCGCCAGTTTCCGAAGGTGCCCGTCAACTTCGGCCCCGAGCTGTGGAGCGTGCCCATCGGCATGATGCTGGGCGAGGACAGCGACTCCACCCGCCTCGCCCTGAACGCCAGCCTCGACCGCTTCGCCAAGACCCCGCCTACACCGCGATGA